One Megasphaera elsdenii DSM 20460 genomic window carries:
- a CDS encoding ATP-binding protein, producing MEKDSLLQGESKNIEYKEMVPEDSQKYMKSVVAFANGDGGRIVFGIEDGTMQVVGIPQSDLFRLMDAITSAVTDSCAPMIIPDLFIQEVKGKSLIILEIAPGMQRPYYIKKKGLVKGTYIRTAGTTRPADQAMLQELLLEGKNKFFDQQPIPNLKVKQADVAALCHSMRETAKKNAASDFQRQEIKELTVNQLISWGVLLEHKGQLIPTYAYAMLTHQAGYPPVVQCAVFKTEDRAVFIDKREINAPIQEQVEKAYQYVLEKINMGARFQGVYRQDIYELPPDSIRELIANALVHRNYLEPGSIQIALFSDRLEVTSPGGLMRGVTPEKMKEGFSKIRNRALANAFAYMNLIEKWGSGFPRILRDCRDYGLREPEILDFDGDLRVNLYRKTDQTPKTDQTTDQTANQTKNTDQTGTNLPVTLNDKEEAILAYIQKKPDSTQSEIAMATSLSLGTIKYHTKKLQEKGYLKRMGTHRKGYWSVILK from the coding sequence ATGGAAAAAGATTCATTGCTTCAAGGGGAGTCTAAAAACATAGAATATAAGGAAATGGTTCCGGAAGACAGCCAGAAATATATGAAATCTGTTGTTGCCTTTGCTAATGGAGATGGCGGGCGGATTGTATTTGGTATTGAAGACGGAACGATGCAGGTTGTTGGTATTCCCCAGAGCGACCTTTTTCGACTGATGGATGCTATTACTAGTGCGGTTACGGATAGCTGTGCGCCGATGATTATTCCGGATCTTTTTATTCAGGAAGTAAAGGGAAAATCGCTTATCATTTTGGAGATTGCGCCAGGAATGCAGCGCCCGTATTATATCAAAAAGAAGGGGCTTGTGAAAGGAACCTATATCCGGACGGCTGGAACAACGCGTCCTGCGGATCAGGCAATGCTGCAGGAATTGCTTTTAGAAGGGAAAAATAAATTTTTCGATCAACAACCGATTCCGAATCTGAAAGTGAAGCAAGCTGATGTGGCAGCATTATGCCATTCGATGAGAGAAACGGCTAAAAAAAATGCAGCATCAGATTTCCAGCGTCAAGAAATCAAAGAGTTGACGGTCAATCAGCTCATTTCGTGGGGCGTTTTGCTTGAACATAAAGGCCAGCTTATACCAACCTATGCATATGCGATGCTGACACATCAGGCTGGGTATCCTCCAGTTGTTCAATGTGCTGTGTTTAAAACGGAAGATAGAGCCGTTTTTATCGATAAACGGGAAATTAATGCACCGATTCAGGAACAAGTGGAAAAAGCATATCAGTACGTGCTTGAAAAAATCAACATGGGTGCTAGATTTCAGGGAGTCTATCGACAGGATATTTATGAACTGCCTCCGGATAGTATCCGTGAATTAATTGCCAATGCACTTGTACATCGTAATTATTTGGAGCCGGGATCCATTCAGATTGCTCTTTTTTCAGATCGATTGGAAGTTACTTCTCCAGGCGGCCTGATGCGCGGTGTAACGCCTGAAAAAATGAAAGAAGGATTTTCAAAGATTCGCAACCGGGCCTTGGCCAATGCTTTTGCTTACATGAATCTGATTGAAAAGTGGGGCAGTGGCTTTCCGCGTATTTTGCGGGATTGCCGTGATTATGGGCTGAGGGAACCGGAAATTCTTGATTTTGATGGCGATTTGCGGGTAAACTTGTATCGAAAAACTGACCAAACACCAAAAACTGACCAAACTACTGACCAAACCGCTAACCAAACTAAAAACACTGACCAAACTGGAACGAATCTGCCTGTAACATTAAATGATAAGGAAGAAGCTATTTTAGCATATATCCAAAAGAAACCAGACAGCACGCAATCGGAAATTGCGATGGCCACGTCGCTGTCCCTTGGTACTATAAAATATCATACGAAGAAGCTGCAGGAAAAAGGCTATCTAAAACGCATGGGAACGCACCGTAAAGGATACTGGTCAGTGATACTCAAATGA
- the rplL gene encoding 50S ribosomal protein L7/L12 yields the protein MTKEEIMEAIENMTVLELSELVKAMEDKFGVSAAAPVAVAAAPAAGAAAAEEKSEFDVILQSAGDKKIGVIKVVREVTGLGLKDAKALVDGAPKAVKEGVAKADAEALKAKLEEAGATVELK from the coding sequence ATGACTAAAGAAGAAATCATGGAAGCCATTGAAAATATGACTGTTCTCGAACTTTCCGAACTCGTAAAAGCTATGGAAGACAAATTCGGCGTTTCCGCTGCTGCTCCGGTTGCTGTTGCTGCTGCTCCGGCTGCTGGCGCTGCTGCTGCTGAAGAAAAATCCGAATTTGACGTCATTCTCCAGTCTGCTGGCGACAAAAAAATCGGCGTTATCAAAGTTGTCCGTGAAGTTACCGGCCTCGGCTTGAAAGACGCTAAAGCTCTCGTTGACGGCGCTCCGAAAGCTGTTAAAGAAGGCGTTGCTAAAGCTGACGCTGAAGCTCTCAAAGCTAAACTCGAAGAAGCTGGCGCTACTGTCGAACTCAAATAA
- the rplJ gene encoding 50S ribosomal protein L10: MSTYANHPVSPAKAAVVEEMKEKLQSAQGAVFVGFSGLTVADVTKLRRKFREGGVEYKVIKNTLTRIAADELGYNALDAILEGPTALAFSAEDAVAPAKILKEFIKETKTEALTVKAGLVDGQVIDVAAVDALASLPSREELLAKLVGSMQAPISGLVNVLQGNIRNMVYVLDAVRAKKAEQETA, encoded by the coding sequence ATGTCCACATATGCAAATCATCCGGTTTCTCCGGCAAAAGCCGCTGTCGTTGAAGAAATGAAAGAAAAACTGCAGTCCGCTCAGGGCGCTGTTTTCGTTGGTTTCTCCGGCCTCACCGTAGCTGATGTCACGAAACTTCGCCGTAAGTTCCGCGAAGGCGGTGTTGAATACAAAGTCATCAAAAACACGTTGACCCGTATCGCCGCTGACGAACTCGGCTATAACGCATTAGATGCAATTCTCGAAGGCCCGACAGCTCTCGCATTTTCCGCAGAAGACGCTGTAGCTCCGGCTAAGATCCTCAAAGAATTCATCAAAGAAACAAAGACCGAAGCTTTGACTGTAAAAGCAGGCTTAGTTGATGGTCAGGTCATTGATGTTGCAGCTGTTGACGCTCTGGCAAGCTTGCCGAGCCGCGAAGAACTCCTCGCAAAATTGGTTGGCAGCATGCAGGCTCCTATCTCTGGCCTTGTCAACGTACTCCAGGGCAATATCCGCAACATGGTTTATGTGCTTGACGCTGTACGCGCTAAAAAAGCAGAACAGGAAACTGCTTAA
- the rplA gene encoding 50S ribosomal protein L1, translated as MAKVGKKYAEAAKLFDKQKQYDVAEAIDILKKMDTAKFDETVELAVNLNVDPKYADQQVRGALVLPHGTGKSKTVLVFAQGDKEKEALAAGADYVGADDLVEKIKGGWLEFDVAIATPNMMGKVGRLGKILGPKGLMPNPKVGTVTMDVTKAVSESKAGKVEYRTDKAGNIHSSIGKKSFEADKLIDNLTALVDTLIKVKPSGAKGQYIKSITVSSTMGPGIHINQYSIKGAAKKEEN; from the coding sequence ATGGCAAAAGTAGGCAAGAAATATGCTGAAGCTGCAAAACTGTTCGATAAACAGAAACAGTATGATGTTGCAGAAGCAATCGACATCTTGAAAAAGATGGATACTGCTAAATTCGACGAAACTGTTGAATTGGCCGTAAACCTTAACGTAGATCCGAAATACGCCGACCAGCAGGTCCGCGGCGCCTTGGTACTGCCCCACGGCACTGGTAAATCCAAGACCGTCCTCGTATTTGCTCAGGGCGATAAAGAAAAAGAAGCTTTAGCTGCTGGCGCTGACTATGTCGGTGCTGATGATCTCGTAGAAAAGATCAAAGGTGGCTGGCTCGAATTCGACGTAGCAATCGCTACTCCGAACATGATGGGTAAAGTTGGTCGTCTCGGTAAAATCCTCGGTCCTAAAGGCCTCATGCCTAACCCGAAGGTTGGTACTGTCACGATGGACGTTACAAAAGCTGTTAGCGAAAGTAAAGCTGGTAAAGTTGAATACCGTACGGATAAAGCCGGCAACATTCATTCTTCTATCGGTAAAAAATCTTTCGAAGCAGATAAATTGATTGATAACCTGACTGCTTTGGTTGATACACTCATCAAAGTTAAACCGTCGGGTGCAAAAGGCCAGTACATTAAATCCATCACGGTTAGCTCCACGATGGGCCCTGGCATCCACATCAATCAGTACAGCATCAAAGGTGCTGCAAAGAAAGAAGAAAATTAA
- the rplK gene encoding 50S ribosomal protein L11 → MAKKVARMVKLQCEAGKATPAPPIGPALGQAGVNIMAFVKEFNERTAKQAGFIIPVEITVYEDRSFTFITKTPPAAVLLKKAAGLDKASGEPNKKKVAKLGRDKVREIATTKMPDLNANDVEAAMKMIEGTARSMGIEIVD, encoded by the coding sequence ATGGCAAAAAAAGTAGCAAGAATGGTAAAACTCCAGTGTGAAGCTGGTAAAGCAACTCCGGCGCCTCCGATTGGCCCTGCATTAGGCCAGGCTGGTGTCAACATCATGGCTTTCGTCAAGGAATTTAACGAACGTACAGCTAAACAGGCTGGCTTCATCATCCCTGTCGAAATCACAGTCTATGAAGACCGTTCCTTCACTTTCATTACGAAAACACCGCCGGCTGCCGTTCTCTTGAAGAAAGCAGCAGGTTTGGACAAAGCTTCGGGCGAACCGAACAAGAAAAAAGTAGCTAAATTGGGCCGCGACAAAGTCCGCGAAATCGCAACGACTAAGATGCCGGACCTCAACGCTAACGACGTTGAAGCTGCTATGAAGATGATTGAAGGTACAGCTCGCAGCATGGGTATCGAAATCGTCGACTAA
- the nusG gene encoding transcription termination/antitermination protein NusG produces MEADMKWYVIHTYSGYENKVMQTLEQKVKSMGLENVINRILIPMEDEIDVKDGKKRTVKRKVFPGYVLIEMEVNDRSWYVVRNTPGVTGFVGSATKPIPLEPKEVEKILKTQGIESEPKTHISVEVGEEVRITEGPFENCMAVVTEINEEKGTVKGLVNMFGRETPVEVDYSQIEKGLE; encoded by the coding sequence ATGGAAGCAGATATGAAATGGTATGTCATCCATACGTATTCTGGTTATGAAAATAAAGTAATGCAGACGCTGGAACAGAAAGTCAAATCCATGGGTTTGGAAAACGTCATTAACCGTATCCTCATTCCAATGGAAGATGAAATTGACGTCAAGGACGGTAAGAAACGGACAGTCAAACGGAAAGTATTCCCTGGCTACGTTCTCATCGAAATGGAAGTCAATGACCGTTCCTGGTATGTCGTCCGCAATACGCCGGGTGTCACCGGGTTTGTTGGCTCGGCTACTAAACCGATTCCGCTGGAACCGAAAGAAGTCGAAAAGATTCTGAAGACCCAGGGAATTGAAAGCGAACCGAAAACGCATATCTCTGTCGAAGTTGGCGAAGAAGTGCGCATTACCGAAGGTCCTTTTGAAAATTGCATGGCCGTCGTAACGGAAATCAATGAAGAAAAAGGGACTGTCAAAGGCCTTGTTAATATGTTTGGCCGAGAAACTCCAGTAGAAGTCGACTATTCTCAAATCGAGAAGGGTCTGGAATAA
- the secE gene encoding preprotein translocase subunit SecE, with protein MALSAKKAAQKNKNKKKNAGKSFLSGVKVEMKKVIWPTKKELINYTVMVIVATIVVMVIIGVADGVFSQLFKLLQLVVG; from the coding sequence ATGGCACTTTCAGCTAAAAAAGCAGCACAAAAGAATAAGAACAAGAAGAAGAACGCGGGCAAATCATTTTTATCTGGCGTAAAGGTAGAAATGAAAAAAGTCATCTGGCCGACGAAGAAGGAATTGATCAACTACACGGTTATGGTCATCGTCGCTACAATCGTCGTAATGGTAATCATTGGCGTAGCTGACGGCGTATTTTCACAGCTGTTCAAGTTACTCCAGCTTGTTGTCGGATAG